From Vigna unguiculata cultivar IT97K-499-35 chromosome 5, ASM411807v1, whole genome shotgun sequence, the proteins below share one genomic window:
- the LOC114182965 gene encoding membrane-associated 30 kDa protein, chloroplastic isoform X1 — protein MATKLHIFTGLTPAPFQSSSSSSTLCVVKKPLSTSFFGAGGVEALKVSAMRIAKPVRGGGALGARMNLFDRFARVVKSYANAIISTFEDPEKILEQAVLEMNDDLTKMRQATAQVLASQKRLENKYKAAQQASEEWYRKAQLALQKGEEDLAREALKRRKSYADNASSLKGQLDQQKTVVENLVSNTRLLESKIQEARSKKDTLKARAQSAKTATKVSEMLGNVNTSSALSAFEKMEEKVMAMESQAEALGQLTSDDLEGKFALLEGSSVDDDLANLKKELSGGSKKGDLPPGRSGTTSTNTGIPFRDSEIELELDQLRQRAKEF, from the exons ATGGCGACGAAACTTCATATATTCACAGGATTGACCCCGGCGCCATTtcaatcttcttcctcctcctccactCTTTGCGTAGTGAAGAAGCCTCTCAGTACATCCTTTTTCGGCGCTGGAGGAG TGGAAGCTCTGAAAGTGAGCGCGATGAGGATTGCGAAGCCTGTGCGTGGTGGCGGTGCTCTCGGAGCTCGCATGAACCTATTTGACAGGTTCGCCAGAGTTGTGAAG TCATACGCAAACGCTATCATAAGTACGTTTGAAGATCCGGAGAAAATATTGGAGCAAGCTGTGCTGGAAATGAACGACGACTTGACGAAAATGCGTCAAGCTACTGCGCAA GTATTGGCATCTCAAAAGCGGTTGGAAAATAAATACAAGGCTGCACAACAAGCTTCTGAAGAGTG GTATCGGAAAGCACAACTTGCTCTTCAGAAAGGTGAAGAAGATCTTGCTCGTGAAGCACTTAAGAGGCGTAAATCTTATGCG GATAATGCCAGTTCTTTGAAAGGTCAACTTGATCAACAAAAGACTGTTGTTGAGAATCTTGTCTCTAATACACGG ctTTTGGAGAGTAAGATACAGGAGGCAAGGTCAAAGAAGGATACCCTGAAAGCAAGAGCTCAATCAGCAAA GACTGCAACCAAGGTGAGTGAGATGCTGGGAAATGTCAATACTAGTAGTGCTCTTTCAGCCTTTGAAAAGATGGAAGAGAAAG TGATGGCAATGGAGTCCCAAGCTGAAGCTCTTGGCCAGTTGACAAGTGACGATCTAGAAGGAAAG TTTGCATTGCTTGAGGGCTCTTCAGTTGATGACGATCTCGCAAATTTGAAGAAAGAATTGTCTGGTGGTTCAAAG AAAGGTGACCTTCCTCCTGGAAGAAGTGGCACCACTAGCACCAACACTGGAATTCCATTTCGAGACTCAGAGATTGAGTTGGAACTTGATCAATTGAGGCAAAGAGCAAAGGAATTTTGA
- the LOC114182965 gene encoding membrane-associated 30 kDa protein, chloroplastic isoform X2: MQSYANAIISTFEDPEKILEQAVLEMNDDLTKMRQATAQVLASQKRLENKYKAAQQASEEWYRKAQLALQKGEEDLAREALKRRKSYADNASSLKGQLDQQKTVVENLVSNTRLLESKIQEARSKKDTLKARAQSAKTATKVSEMLGNVNTSSALSAFEKMEEKVMAMESQAEALGQLTSDDLEGKFALLEGSSVDDDLANLKKELSGGSKKGDLPPGRSGTTSTNTGIPFRDSEIELELDQLRQRAKEF, from the exons ATGCAGTCATACGCAAACGCTATCATAAGTACGTTTGAAGATCCGGAGAAAATATTGGAGCAAGCTGTGCTGGAAATGAACGACGACTTGACGAAAATGCGTCAAGCTACTGCGCAA GTATTGGCATCTCAAAAGCGGTTGGAAAATAAATACAAGGCTGCACAACAAGCTTCTGAAGAGTG GTATCGGAAAGCACAACTTGCTCTTCAGAAAGGTGAAGAAGATCTTGCTCGTGAAGCACTTAAGAGGCGTAAATCTTATGCG GATAATGCCAGTTCTTTGAAAGGTCAACTTGATCAACAAAAGACTGTTGTTGAGAATCTTGTCTCTAATACACGG ctTTTGGAGAGTAAGATACAGGAGGCAAGGTCAAAGAAGGATACCCTGAAAGCAAGAGCTCAATCAGCAAA GACTGCAACCAAGGTGAGTGAGATGCTGGGAAATGTCAATACTAGTAGTGCTCTTTCAGCCTTTGAAAAGATGGAAGAGAAAG TGATGGCAATGGAGTCCCAAGCTGAAGCTCTTGGCCAGTTGACAAGTGACGATCTAGAAGGAAAG TTTGCATTGCTTGAGGGCTCTTCAGTTGATGACGATCTCGCAAATTTGAAGAAAGAATTGTCTGGTGGTTCAAAG AAAGGTGACCTTCCTCCTGGAAGAAGTGGCACCACTAGCACCAACACTGGAATTCCATTTCGAGACTCAGAGATTGAGTTGGAACTTGATCAATTGAGGCAAAGAGCAAAGGAATTTTGA